Genomic window (Cytophagales bacterium):
TTCAGAGCAATCGCATACAAATTCATCCTTTTTTAAACCATACCCGATAAAACCGTCTTGCCTGTTCACGTACAATTTTTGAACTGCTGCCGCAACCCGCTCGGCTGCAATGGTATCAAATGTTTTAATTTCGGTTTTACGGTCCTTGTCTTTTCCATATTTCTTTAACAGCCCTTCAAAATATGTAATGGCATAATCAGTTAAATGCGCAAGGTCATGGTTTACCTGCACCATTTCTTCTTCTAATTGCTTTATCAATTCATCTGCTTTAAAAGAATCATATTTTGAAATGCGTTTTATCCTGATCTCGGTCAATTTAATAATGTCATCGCGGGTAACTTCCCTTTTTAATTGTTTTTTAAACGGATCCAACCCCTTGTCAATCGTTTCAATAACAGACTCCCACGTTTCGCATTGCTCAATATCCCTGTAGATCCTGTTTTTAATGAATATTTTTTCTAAGGAAGAAAAATGCCATTTTTCAGCCAGGCCTGCTTTTTTGATCTCTAATTCAAGTTTTAATAATTCTATTGTATTGCCGGTTGAGATCTTTAGAATTTCATCTACACTCAAAAATTGGGGTTTTGCATCAACGATCACACAGCAATTGGGTGAAACGGAAACTTCACAATCTGTGAATGCATACAAAGCGCCTATAGAAATATCAGGTGATACGCCCGCAGGTAAGTGAACCAATATTTCTACCTCTTTAGCTGTATTGTCAGTTACTTTGGTTATCCTGAGTTTCTTATTTTCACTTGCCTTGGTGATGGAATCCATCAAACCGGTAGTAGTAATGCCATAAGGAATATCTTTAATTACCAATGTCTTTTTATCCAAACCCTCGATCTTTGCTCTCAGGCGCACCTTCCCGCCCCGCTTTCCCTGGTTATAATTGCTGAAATCAGCCATTCCGCCTGCCGGGAAATCCGGAAGTACGCTGGTTTTCTTTCCTTTCAGCACATCAATAGAAGCATGGATCAGTTCATTAAAGTTGTGTGGTAATATCTTTGTAGCCAAACCAACAGCAATGCCTTCTACACCCTGGGCTAACAACATTGGGAACTTGACGGGCAAGGTTACAGGTTCATTTTTCCTGCCATCATAAGATACCTGCCACTGGGTAGTATCAGGATTAAATGCTACTTCTAATGCAAATTTTGAAAGCCTTGCCTCAATATAACGGGGCGCTGCTGCACGATCGCCAGTTCTTATATCACCCCAGTTGCCTTGGGTTTCAATCAACAGCTCTTTTTGGCCCAGGTTTACCAAGGCGTCCCCGATTGCCGCATCACCATGTGGATGGTATTGCATGGTTTGCCCGATGATATTTGCCACCTTATTAAAGCGCCCGTCATCCATCTCTTTCATTGAATGCAATATCCTGCGCTGTACAGGTTTTAAACCGTCTTCCATTGCCGGAACTGCCCGCTCAAGGATCACGTAAGAAGCATAATCCAGGAACCAGTTCTTATACATGCCATCTACGTGAGCGATTTTGTGGATCTTTTCATCAGAGGTTTGCGGTTCAGTGCCGGAATTGGTTTTTTTCATGATCGTTTATTTATATAGATTATCAATTAACAAATCAATCAACAACCTCCTTCTCCACTCTTAAATTCCCAATAATAAAATCCTGCCTCTCAGGGGTATTTTTGCCCATGTAATAGCCCAGCAAATGAGCAATTTTCACTTTTTTATCAAGGTAGATTGGCTCTAATTTGATGTTCTCACCAATGAAGGCCCCAAATTCGTCAGGTGAGATTTCACCCAGGCCTTTAAATCGCGTTATTTCAGGTTTTCCGTCTAATTTATTAATAGCTTCCTGCTTATCTTTTTCACTGTAGCAGTAAATGGTTTCTTTCTTATTTCTTACCCTGAACAGGGGCGTTTCAAGAATGTACAAATGACCATTTTTCACAAGATCAGGGAAAAATTGCAAAAAGAAAGTGAGCAAAAGCAACCGTATATGCATGCCATCCACATCAGCATCAGTAGCTATGACCACCCGGTTGTATCTGAGCTTATCCAGCCCCTCTTCAATATCCAGGGCGTGCTGCAGCAGGTTGAACTCTTCATTTTCATAAACAACATTTTTCTTCAATCCAAAACAGTTCAACGGCTTGCCTCTCAGGCTAAAAACCGCCTCTGTTTCAACGTTCCTTGACTTGGTAATGGAACCGCTGGCTGAGTCTCCCTCTGTAATAAACAACGTAGATTCAAGATGCTTTTCATGTTTATCGTCCGTGAAATGTACCCGGCAATCTCTTAATTTCTTATTGTGCAGATTGGCTTTCTTAGCACGTTCATTGGCTAATTTACGAATGCCTGCCATATCCTTCCGCTCCCGTTCTGATTGCTGGATCCGGGCCAACAATAAATCGGCAGTTTCAGGATTTTGATGCAGGTAATCGTCTAATTCTTTTTTTATAAAATCGCCTACAAAGGTGCGAATCGTAGGGCCATCCGGGCCAATGTTGTCAGAACCCAGCTTGGTTTTGGTTTGAGATTCAAAAACCGGCTCGATGATACGCACGCTGATAGCCGCTGCAATGGACGCCCTGATATCCGGAAGGTCAAAATCTTTCTTATAAAACTCCCTGAGGGTTTTGACAAACGCCTCTTTAAAAGCCGTCAGATGTGTGCCTCCCTGTATAGTATGCTGGCCGTTCACAAAAGAATAATACTCCTCTCCATATTGGTTGGTATGGCTCACTGCAATTTCTATATCATCGCCTTTCAGGTGTATAATAGGATAGCGCAGTTCTTCTACATTGACTTTTGTGGTAAGCAGGTCTAAAAGACCATTTTCAGAGAAGAATTTCTTTCCGTTAAGGTTGATGGTAAGGCCGGCATTGAGGTAAACGTAATTTCCTATCTGGTCTTCAATATATTCCTGGTTGAAATGAAATTTTTTAAACATTTCATCATCAGGCATAAAGGTGATCTTAGTGCCGTTGCGTTGAGTTGTGCTTGTGAGTTTTTGGTCTTTTTTCAGGATCCCTTTTTCAAAATCTATCTCCTTGACTTTACCTTCTCTGAAAGATTCTACTTTGAAATAGTTGGATAAGGCATTAACAGCTTTGGTACCAACACCATTCAGGCCGACTGATTTCTTAAAAACCTCACTATCATATTTGGCTCCTGTATTGATCCTTGAAACACAGTCTAACACTTTGCCAAGCGGGATACCTCTTCCGAAATCACGCACGGTTACGACTTCATCAGATATTTTAATTTCAATCGTTTTTCCGTATCCCATCACATGCTCATCAATGCAGTTATCAATGGTCTCCTTTACCAGCACATAAATACCATCATCATGCGAGGAGCCATCACCCAGCTTGCCAATATACATGCCCGGCCTTATGCGGATGTGCTCCCGCCAGTCAAGCGATATTACTTTCTCTTCGGTATAGTTTGTTTCGGGCATGGGTTATTGATCGATCAAAATGCAAAATTAAAAATTATAGATCAGGAATCCTTGAAAAACCTGCTTAAACAGAAGAAATTTATGCGAAACCTCCAAATCAAATTTATTTAGAAAAGGATTAGATAAAATAACAAGTCCTTTAGATAATTGGGATATTTAGAGTATATTTACGAGAAAAAAAGGATATTACCTGCCCGCCAGTTGCTATGCCATTGTGTTGGCAGGCGGGAATTTGTATAAGTAAAAGTATGATCATAACTATACCCGTCTAATTTGGGTGTGTAAAGGTATGATTTGGTTAAAATCATAACTATATATACTAGTTGGCGGTAATTGGGGGCGAATTCTTTGATTATGTTGACAAAGCTGATAAATTACTGAAATTGAGCCCAAACAAAACGGAAATAATGTACTTTTGAACTGGAAAATATATGATTAATAATGCAAAGATTTGAAAAAAAAGGACATACAGTATATCATGGGGATGCTATTGAAATATTGAATACTGATGTTAATAACAAAAGCGTTGACCTGATTTTCATAGACCCGCCATACAACATTGGAAAGAACTTTGACGGAAGAAAAGACAAATGGGAATATGACAAGGACTATTTGGACTGGTGCTATGAATGGCTGAAATTGTGCATAAATAAATTAAAAGATGAGGGAAGTTTATATGTAATGACTTCTACTCAATTTATTCCTTATTTTGATATTTTTCTTAGAGATAAAATAACCATTTTGTCTAGAATTGTTTGGTACTATGACAGTTCAGGTGTACAAGCAAGAAAATATTATGGTTCATTATATGAGCCAATTTTATTCTGTGTAAAAAACCCCAATAGATACACTTTCAACACAGAAGACATTTTAGTTGAGGCAAAAACGGGTGCAAAGAGAAAACTAATTGATTATAGAAAAAATCCCCCCGAACAATACAATACCAAAAAAGTACCCGGAAATGTTTGGGAATTTCCCCGTGTTAGATACAGAATGCCTGAATATGAAAATCATCCTTCTCAAAAGCCAATTGCCCTAATGGAAAGGATAATAAAAGCAAGCTCAAATGAAGGAGATATAGTGTTAGACCCGTTTTCAGGAGTATTTACAACTTCTTATGTTGCTAAACTACTCAACAGAAAATCAATTGGAATTGAGATAAGCGAAAAATATTTAAAAATTGGATTAAGGAGAGCAGGGATTACAACGGAGTATAATGGTGAAAAACTTGAAAAAGAAATTCGGACTTTTGAGACTGAGAAACTGGAGAGAGCAACTACGCTAAAACTATTTGAAGAATAAGATGGAACACGACTTTACAAAGGTGATAGAGAAAATATTGCAAAATAACTTTGGGGGTGTTGGCGAAGAAATATTTCAGAAAAGTGAATTGCTGCAATATCTCAATATCAAGACAAAGTCAGCACATAAGGGTTCTAAAGCAAGAGGGAGTTTTGGAAACATATATGCAGTTTACGTTTTAATCGAGGACTATCTTGCTCACGACTTTCACGTTGAGGCTGGGTATGATGAATACGAAGGAGCAATATTCTCTGACCTTTTCAAGCGACAAAGAGAATTGCCATTTGGAGCTAAACTTCAAAACCACGCTCTAAATCACAGAATGAATCAGGAGTTTCGCAAATACTTCCCAACTTGTGAATATGTTCCTATTATCAGAGACGCAGAATCCAGCAGATATTGGATTAATGAGAACTTACTGAAAATAAAAGCAAATAGGAACAAACACAACATTGCTTATTCTGTTATTCAAATCATTGACTCCTATATTGAAACCAAAAAAGGAGCATTTGACCGCTTTATCAAAACCATTGAGGAACTGAAAAGCATTTCAGACAAAAAACCTGAAAAGGTTTACAAATTTATCATTGGCTTACTTGCTCAAAACATAGATGCGAGAATTTTTGAAATTGTAAGCTATGCAATTCTGAAATATTTCTATCACGACCAAGTTGTTTATTTTGGTTTTGACCGAGACAATATTGAAGAACACAACCTGACACTCTACAAAACTGGCCGAACAAATGCCAATGACGGAGGAATTGACTTTGTTATGAAACCACTTGGTAGGTTTTTTCAGGTAACTGAAACAACAGACGTTAGAAAATACTTCTTGGACATTGACAAAATTCAGAGATTCCCAATTTCGTTCGTTGTTAAATCAGAAATGACGATTGACGAATTGAAAGAAAATATCAAAGAAAAGGCAGAGGAACAGTACGGAGTGAAAGCCATTGTCAAAAAATATATGGAAGCCATTGAGGAACTTTTTAACATTCAGAAAATCAAAGAATGCTTCGAGAAAGCAGTGGAATTGGGATACCAGAGACAAATTCTTGGCGAGATAATTCTTCAAAGCAAACTGGAATTTAACTACGAGGAAGAATAAAAATGAGGCGCAAAATTAAACATTTATGCTGGCCATAATCAAAACACAGAAAGATGAAAAATGACAAGATTAAAGAACATGAACTCAAAGGTGAAATAAACTATTGCGCATTTATTGACGTACTTGGATATGGCAATATAGTATTTGATGAGAACAGGTCAACTCAAGAGAAAATTAATATTCTGGTTAGTATTTACATGAATCTATTCTCCTCTATCTCATCCACAATTAAAGAAATTAATGAAAATTGCGATGACAAGATTTTTATTAAATCATTTAGTGATTCTGTTTATCTAGAAACTAAGAATTTAGAATCATTGCTTTTTGCTTGTTATCAAATCTTCAATATTGCATTCAATTATTATATCAATTTCAGTCAGAAAGAAAAATATACACCTCTATTACGAGCAGGTATAGTAAAAGACTGGTCATTGCGTATTATGGATATTGCATCTTTAACGAGACAACCATATGACCAATTTTACAAAAATGACGAATTCAATAATATTATTGGACTTGGAATAGCAAGGTCATATACAACAGCAGAAAAATCAAATCTATCCGGAATGAGATTAATAATTTCACCAGAAGTTATCGGAGATATTCAGTTGAAACCATATAAAGACACGACTTTTGAATCTTATTATTTTGACTGCCAAAATTTCATCAAATTATCTTGGCTAAAACATAATCCTAAAACAATTCCCTTATTTTTTACACCTATAAGGAAAAACGAAAAAAATCAAATTGTAAACTTATATGAAAATTGCTGGCCCGTATTTAGATATGCCTATTCAAGAAATAAAACTGACATTTTGCATCATGTAAATGAAATAATAAAAATGAAAATCAATTTTGACGAAAGGACTATGAGGCATTACATTAAGACCTCTGAAATTATTAAAAAAGCATTCCTCATAACCCTTTCCATAAACGACTCAGTATTTTCAAGGGAAACAATAGAAAGTTGTTTATCAGAACTTGAAAACATTACTGATATATAAAATTGTTTTTGAGCACAATTTTGCAATATCACGACAGACCAGAATTCGCCCCCAACTACCACCAACAATGCATAAAAAACATAGGGCTGACAAGGGTTTTAGAGAGGTTTGTACATTTTGCAAACTTTAATTTCGGTTGACTGGAAAGTAGGTTTTAATGCCCTACGTTTTTTATGCTTACCGTTGGCGTGCATTAAAAAAATGACAAGATATCTTACCATAACATTCATTTTTCTCTTTGGACTTGGTTGCTCGACAACTAAAGGACAATATACTTATGAAGTCTGTGTTCAAAAACCATCAGAAACAAGTGAAATCGTTAAAAATGAAAATATTGGTATTGCCGATACAATTGTAGCTTTTTTGTCGGGTCAAATAATAGGCAAAGGCACGAATGAACCTCTTGCTTTTGCCAATGTAATACTGACCAACCAAAGTACTGGCAAAAAGTTTGGAATGGCAACAGACACAAATGGAACTTACACAATAACAGCTCCTGCTGACGAATATGAGTTTCAAATCAATTATGTTGGATATTCGACATTTAAGAACGAATTGAAACTTGGGACAGGAGAAATAAGAGAAATTGATGTTGCACTCGGACAAGGCGGAGCTTTTGTGACCTATGAAATAAAAAGTTACAAAAAACTCAGCCGAAGGCAGTTGAACAAAAAAGCTGAAGAACTGAAGAAAGAAAAATAAAAAACGACACGCCAACAATGGGTATAAAAACATAGGGTAGACAAGTAAACACTTATCTTTGAGTTACTAAACGGCTCTTGTTTCCGGGGACAAATCCGTTTTCAATAATCCCTACGTTTTATACCCGAACCGTTGGGGTACATAAAACAATTCCGATAGACTGAAACAAAATACAGTTGCACTTCGTTAACTAATTAGTTACCTTCGCTCAGTGGAAAGACAAATTACAACTTATGGTAGCTATTTTCGCGACTTTTACGAGCGACAGGACTCGAAAACAAGAGTGAAAATTGATTACGTGCTTGACATCGTTAAACACGAAAGACAAGTACCAATTAAGTTCTTAAAACATCTTGAAGGAACTGATGGACTCTACGAAATAAGGGTCTCAACATCATCCAGAAACATCAGAATCTTTTTGCTTTTTCGACTCTGGACGGTTGGTTATCTTGACCAATTGCTTTGTTAAAAAGACACAAAAGACTCCGGGAAAAGAACTTAAACTGGCACTTAAATTAATGCAACAGTATTTTGACAGTAAACATAAAACCAAGTGATATGGAAAAATTAACAACATTCGAGGAGCATCTCGACCGACAATATGGAAAGACCGGTACTCCAAGACGTGACAAATTCGATGCTGATTCACTTGCTTTCAGAATTGGAGAAATGTTAAAAGCCGCCCGACAAGAAGCCCACATGACACAGGAGGAGCTTGCAGAAAGGACAGGAACGAAAAAGAGCTACATTTCCAGAATTGAATGTGGAAAAAGCGACATTCAGATTTCAACATTTTTCAAGCTCATCGAAAGTGGACTCGGTCGGACTATGAATATTAACATCAGATAAAGATAAAATTATCTGGACTTTTGATTTGATAGAGGAAATTCAAAAGATACCCAAATCTTATCTCAAACACATTAAAAACACGGATGGATTATATGAAATTCGTGTTCAACAAGGCGGTGACATTTTTAGAATATTTTGCTTTTTTGACGAAGGAAAACTGGTCGTGTTAACAAATGCTTTTCAGAAAAAGACGCAAAAGACGCCAAAACAAGAAATTGACAAAGCACTTAAAATAAAGGAGGAATATTATGCTGAAAAAAAATGACATTAAGACACTTGCCCAGTTCAAAGACGAACAGTACGGCAAACGTGGGACTTCTAAACGTGAGAAGTTAGAAGCTGGTTATGAAGAGTTTAAACTCGGTGCATTAATTCACGAAGCCCGAATAGAAAAAGGGATGACACAAGAAGAACTCGCAGAACGTTGTGGGACAAACAAAGCGTACATTTCACGAGTTGAAAACAACATTAAAGACGTTCGAATTTCGACATTACAAAAAATCGTAGAACTTGGTTTTGGCGGACATTTGCAACTTTCTATCATCCTCTAACATTGACGGACAGAAGAAAATCGCATATAACATCTGTAGCCCTCCCCACCAATAATGAAATAAGAGGATACTTTAGTCACTCGTGGACAGAAAAAAATGAGCAAAAAATGATAACACCAGCTAAATTCAATGCGGGTGAAGTGGCAGTTTGAAAGGTCTGTGCTTTCTACTATCTTTGTTCTCGTAGGACAAGTACGATGCTATTAATCCCGCACTGCATTTAGCCCTGTCCGTTAACTGTCAACTGCCTTGCTCATTCGTACTTCCTCAAAACCCTATCCCAATCCTCACCCCTGCCTTTGTCTCACCCTGTTGAAATGAACTAACCAAATCAACCCTGCCAATCTTTAAAATGTGCTCAATGCCTATTCCAATTTCCACATAATTCTTTGAAAGTCCGGTGTATAAATAATTAAGGCTTGCCACAGCTTGAAATTTAGTTCTTCTAAGCAGTGGGAACTTGTTCAGCACAAAACCATTAAAATGATGCTCATAATGTCCCTCAACAAAAAAGCCGGTGGTACTAAACTTGTAATAGTCCAGTAAATAAAAATGATCCTGGTCCATTGTACTGAAAATAGTCTGATTTCCCATAAAATGTTTGTAATCTATGAACTCAACTTTATTTTCATTTAAAAATGTACCTGCAGAAACATTCCAGTACCCACTGCCTAATAATTTGAGACTGAAATTATCCCTTACCAACAGGGAAAGATAGTCAAACCAAGCCCCCCTAAATCCTCCCAAAGGGGGGACTTTGCCACCGCTTTTCCCCTTTTTGTAATTGATCGTTAGCGTTGGATACTTTGAGCCAATGATGATCTTTTGGTCAGGCAAAGAATAATATTTTTGTTTGAGTCTGATCCTTATGGAAATATTTAACTGAAGATTGTTATGTTGCCTAAACTGTATGGCTGCTGAATCACCTGCTAGGATATTCGGAGTATATTCTCTATCGTCATAATCAACCCAGGTATAGCTTGTAGTATTGACAAGCGGTTTTCTTTCAGCGTATTCCAGCGAAGTATTTAGCAGCAAGCCATTGGCTATCTCTGTCCTGTATTTTATTTTGGCAAAGGATTTCTCATATATCTTCAAAAAATTTTGTTCATTAAACAAGCTGTAAAGTGAATTAACAAAAGGCGAGATTGGCTCATAAGCATTAAACTGGGTTACAAATCTGCCAAATTCAGTTGAAATGTAGGCAAACCTTTTCGGTTTGTAATAAAAGGTGGATGATAAAGTTGCGTTAAAATGTTTATTTGAAAAACCATACCTTAGAGACGGTTCTATCGTTAAAAATTTTCTATTCTCATATTCTTTGCTATATTCAGTATATAAATTCAGTGCGAATCCTTCAACGGTATTGAATTGAATATTTTGGATTAGCGGGCTGATTGAATAGTTAGTCTTTTTGTATGAATTATAATAAGAATAGCCGCCATACAAAATATCACCGGCAGAAAACCTGTTTTCTTTCTTATCTAAAGAATCCCGGTACTGTTTTGTGTTTGAGAGGACCTCAATGCTATCCTTTCTTCTATAATCTTTTACTTCCTCAATGGTCAATGGCATGGGCCTGATTTTCTTCCAATAAACCGTATCTCTTTTATTAGATCCTTTTTCAATCGCCATTATTTCATTATTGAAAAATTTAGCCCCTCCTAAATCCCCCCTTCCACTATTCCTTACAGAATCGGTGAATCGCTTCGTTTTCCTTCTCTCCGTTTCTACGATTCCCCGTTTCTCCTTTTTAGGGGGGCTTGGAGTTAGAGCGGGGCTGGCCTTGTAATTTGAATAAACTGCGACAAAATATCCCTCCCCTTTAAAACCCAAAATACTTAAAGCAAACTTAAACTTTTGAGACAGCATCATCCAGATATTGTCCTGTACAGGTGCAAAAACCTGCTTTACAATTACATAATCTAAAAATTCAATTTGTGTGCCTTTACTTAATGATAAAATTACACTTTGCAGCCTCCAGCTATCTTCTACAATGTAAATATAACCTTTAAATACAGGATCGCTCTTCCTGATGGGTGTTACTTTGATTTTGTTAATGATCACACCATTACTGCTACTGCCTGCCTGCGCCAAAGGTTCGGCAGGCAGGCTGTTATCTCTTATCGTGCCAATCAATTTATACTTGTAATAGAGCAAAGCATTGCTGGCTATGGGCGAAATAAATCCTCTTTCATTCAGTCCATCCAGCTCTATTACATTTTCATAGAAATTAACCATCATTTGAGACGCCTGATTAAAGCTGAATGCCCTATTGTCTCCGCTTACTTTTGAGGCGATCATCCTTTCTTTGACCTTATCAGGCCTTTTATAGAATAATTCCGATACCGATTCGGATAAATAAATTATGCCTGTATCAACATTCACAGCCATTCCCAATAAATTTTTGGGCGCTTTATATAATCTTTGTAAGCCTTTAATATAAACTTTACAGGAGTAAGACTCTATTTCATTGAGATGGTATTTTCGTCTTTTTATTGCGTTCCTGATAATCCGGTATGCAGGATCTTCACCTGTTGCCTTCACGACAACTTCCTTCAGCCTGTAGATCTCGGGACTAAGAGTTACATTGAATGTTTGAGTATCTGAGTAGTTAAGTGTTTGAGTTGTTTCAGAATGAACTTTATAGCCAATGTATTGAAAAAGTACTCTATGAGTCCCGGGAGGGACTACCAGATGATAATAGCCATCCTGATTTGTAGTGGTTCCGATGGAAGTGTTTTTTATATATACATTTGCAAAGGGTAAGCCCCGGCCTTTTTCACCAAGTACTTTGCCGGATATAGTTTGGGCATAAGTATCATATGAACACAGATTTAAAAAAACACAGATTACGCAGATAATCGGTGTAATCTGTGTTTTGAGAGACCCATTCATATAGCTTTTAGCTTTTAGCTGTTAGCTTTTGGCTGTTAGCTTTTGGCTGTTAGCTAACAGCTAACAGCTTTTTAATCTGTGTTATTGAAAGTATTCCCTCATCCTCTCAAAAAAACCCTTATCATTTTTGCCGGGTTTGGGGGTAAAATTTGGTGAGTCTTTGAGATTTTGCAATAATGCACGTTCCTCATTTGTCAATTGTTTCGGAGTCCAGATGTTTATATGTATGAGCTCATCACCTTTTCCATAAATGTTAATATCCTTAATACCCTTATTTTTCAGTCTCAATATCGAACCTGCCTGGGTACCCGGAGCAATTTTTATCTTAACTTTACCATCAATTGTTGGAACTTCTACATCGGTTCCAAGAGTTGCATCAATGAAACTTAAGTAAAGATCATAAACAATATTGTTGCCATCTCTTATTAACTGCGGATCTTCAATTTCTTCTATAATAATAAGCAAGTCCCCGTATTCACCTCCTTTAACAGCTGCATTACCTTTACCGTTCATTGAAAGCTGCATCTCATCGAC
Coding sequences:
- a CDS encoding carboxypeptidase-like regulatory domain-containing protein, yielding MTRYLTITFIFLFGLGCSTTKGQYTYEVCVQKPSETSEIVKNENIGIADTIVAFLSGQIIGKGTNEPLAFANVILTNQSTGKKFGMATDTNGTYTITAPADEYEFQINYVGYSTFKNELKLGTGEIREIDVALGQGGAFVTYEIKSYKKLSRRQLNKKAEELKKEK
- a CDS encoding helix-turn-helix transcriptional regulator produces the protein MMLKKNDIKTLAQFKDEQYGKRGTSKREKLEAGYEEFKLGALIHEARIEKGMTQEELAERCGTNKAYISRVENNIKDVRISTLQKIVELGFGGHLQLSIIL
- a CDS encoding type II toxin-antitoxin system RelE/ParE family toxin, which codes for MLTSDKDKIIWTFDLIEEIQKIPKSYLKHIKNTDGLYEIRVQQGGDIFRIFCFFDEGKLVVLTNAFQKKTQKTPKQEIDKALKIKEEYYAEKK
- a CDS encoding type IIA DNA topoisomerase subunit B; the protein is MPETNYTEEKVISLDWREHIRIRPGMYIGKLGDGSSHDDGIYVLVKETIDNCIDEHVMGYGKTIEIKISDEVVTVRDFGRGIPLGKVLDCVSRINTGAKYDSEVFKKSVGLNGVGTKAVNALSNYFKVESFREGKVKEIDFEKGILKKDQKLTSTTQRNGTKITFMPDDEMFKKFHFNQEYIEDQIGNYVYLNAGLTINLNGKKFFSENGLLDLLTTKVNVEELRYPIIHLKGDDIEIAVSHTNQYGEEYYSFVNGQHTIQGGTHLTAFKEAFVKTLREFYKKDFDLPDIRASIAAAISVRIIEPVFESQTKTKLGSDNIGPDGPTIRTFVGDFIKKELDDYLHQNPETADLLLARIQQSERERKDMAGIRKLANERAKKANLHNKKLRDCRVHFTDDKHEKHLESTLFITEGDSASGSITKSRNVETEAVFSLRGKPLNCFGLKKNVVYENEEFNLLQHALDIEEGLDKLRYNRVVIATDADVDGMHIRLLLLTFFLQFFPDLVKNGHLYILETPLFRVRNKKETIYCYSEKDKQEAINKLDGKPEITRFKGLGEISPDEFGAFIGENIKLEPIYLDKKVKIAHLLGYYMGKNTPERQDFIIGNLRVEKEVVD
- a CDS encoding helix-turn-helix transcriptional regulator; this translates as MEKLTTFEEHLDRQYGKTGTPRRDKFDADSLAFRIGEMLKAARQEAHMTQEELAERTGTKKSYISRIECGKSDIQISTFFKLIESGLGRTMNINIR
- the yhdJ gene encoding adenine-specific DNA-methyltransferase; the encoded protein is MQRFEKKGHTVYHGDAIEILNTDVNNKSVDLIFIDPPYNIGKNFDGRKDKWEYDKDYLDWCYEWLKLCINKLKDEGSLYVMTSTQFIPYFDIFLRDKITILSRIVWYYDSSGVQARKYYGSLYEPILFCVKNPNRYTFNTEDILVEAKTGAKRKLIDYRKNPPEQYNTKKVPGNVWEFPRVRYRMPEYENHPSQKPIALMERIIKASSNEGDIVLDPFSGVFTTSYVAKLLNRKSIGIEISEKYLKIGLRRAGITTEYNGEKLEKEIRTFETEKLERATTLKLFEE
- a CDS encoding restriction endonuclease, which translates into the protein MEHDFTKVIEKILQNNFGGVGEEIFQKSELLQYLNIKTKSAHKGSKARGSFGNIYAVYVLIEDYLAHDFHVEAGYDEYEGAIFSDLFKRQRELPFGAKLQNHALNHRMNQEFRKYFPTCEYVPIIRDAESSRYWINENLLKIKANRNKHNIAYSVIQIIDSYIETKKGAFDRFIKTIEELKSISDKKPEKVYKFIIGLLAQNIDARIFEIVSYAILKYFYHDQVVYFGFDRDNIEEHNLTLYKTGRTNANDGGIDFVMKPLGRFFQVTETTDVRKYFLDIDKIQRFPISFVVKSEMTIDELKENIKEKAEEQYGVKAIVKKYMEAIEELFNIQKIKECFEKAVELGYQRQILGEIILQSKLEFNYEEE
- a CDS encoding DNA gyrase/topoisomerase IV subunit A, whose protein sequence is MKKTNSGTEPQTSDEKIHKIAHVDGMYKNWFLDYASYVILERAVPAMEDGLKPVQRRILHSMKEMDDGRFNKVANIIGQTMQYHPHGDAAIGDALVNLGQKELLIETQGNWGDIRTGDRAAAPRYIEARLSKFALEVAFNPDTTQWQVSYDGRKNEPVTLPVKFPMLLAQGVEGIAVGLATKILPHNFNELIHASIDVLKGKKTSVLPDFPAGGMADFSNYNQGKRGGKVRLRAKIEGLDKKTLVIKDIPYGITTTGLMDSITKASENKKLRITKVTDNTAKEVEILVHLPAGVSPDISIGALYAFTDCEVSVSPNCCVIVDAKPQFLSVDEILKISTGNTIELLKLELEIKKAGLAEKWHFSSLEKIFIKNRIYRDIEQCETWESVIETIDKGLDPFKKQLKREVTRDDIIKLTEIRIKRISKYDSFKADELIKQLEEEMVQVNHDLAHLTDYAITYFEGLLKKYGKDKDRKTEIKTFDTIAAERVAAAVQKLYVNRQDGFIGYGLKKDEFVCDCSELDNIIVFRKDGKFVVTKIAEKTFVGKDIIHLNVWKKDDQRMVYNMIYLDAKSGKSMVKRFSVTSVTRDKEYDLTKGSEGSRELYFTANPNGESEIVTVLLIQGCRAKKKVFDYDFSGLAIKGRGSQGNVLTKYPVKKIIQKSAGISTIGGRDLWFDETIGRLNNDSRGKYLGNFNTDDLILVIYKDGCYELTTHELINRYDADDILIIEKFDPEKVVISAIYYDGSQKEYYIKRFKIETLTAGKKFLFISERKGSKLILAATGDVKIEVRYKHTKTGKDSDILEMNDLIDVKGWRAMGNKLSSREVMGVKLVKSISEGEEEKVKETIEMSEEQETPASQIPPVPMQSGTKSGAGRGDEAAEASENKVEKVSQSKTKTKSRHGKKPKSSIIKVGSVIDFSFEPERPKDEDVGKKGKE